A genomic window from Methylorubrum extorquens includes:
- a CDS encoding transglutaminase family protein, whose protein sequence is MRIRIVHDTVYTYQQPARGLIQILRLTPRDHDGQHVREWRIEPSVNGRLTAREDGFGNLVHWFTADDPTDTLTVRVTGEIETFETSGVVRGAVERLPDLFYLRDTPLTEASPELKAFAEKVAGRGERDALPLLHRLLAAVHDTVTFEPGPTSASTTAAQSFEGGKGVCQDLTHIFLAAARHLEIPSRYVSGYFRRDDGADDQEAGHAWAESLVPGLGWIGFDPANGISATEAHVRVAVGLDYLGAAPIRGSRVGGGTETLDVALRVEQVQSQSQSQGRGQQSQSQSQSLGQG, encoded by the coding sequence ATGCGCATCCGGATCGTCCACGATACGGTCTATACCTACCAGCAGCCCGCGCGGGGCCTGATTCAGATCCTGCGGCTCACGCCCCGCGACCATGACGGTCAGCACGTGCGCGAGTGGCGGATCGAGCCCTCCGTCAACGGACGGCTCACCGCCCGCGAGGACGGGTTCGGTAATCTCGTCCACTGGTTCACCGCCGACGATCCCACCGACACGCTCACCGTGCGGGTGACCGGCGAGATCGAGACCTTCGAGACGAGCGGTGTCGTGCGCGGCGCGGTGGAGCGCCTGCCTGACCTGTTCTACCTGCGCGACACCCCGCTCACCGAGGCAAGCCCGGAACTCAAGGCCTTCGCGGAGAAGGTTGCGGGCAGGGGGGAGCGTGATGCGCTGCCGTTGCTGCACCGCTTGCTCGCCGCCGTTCACGACACCGTGACCTTCGAGCCGGGCCCGACCAGCGCCAGCACCACCGCCGCCCAATCCTTCGAGGGGGGGAAGGGCGTGTGCCAGGATCTCACCCACATCTTCCTCGCCGCCGCCCGGCACCTGGAGATCCCGTCGCGCTACGTCTCCGGCTATTTCCGCCGCGACGACGGCGCCGACGACCAAGAGGCGGGGCATGCCTGGGCGGAATCATTGGTGCCGGGTCTCGGCTGGATCGGGTTCGACCCGGCCAACGGCATCTCGGCGACCGAGGCGCATGTGCGCGTCGCCGTCGGCCTCGACTATCTCGGCGCCGCGCCGATCCGCGGCAGCCGCGTCGGCGGAGGCACCGAAACCCTCGACGTGGCCTTGCGAGTCGAGCAGGTGCAATCCCAATCGCAGTCTCAAGGCCGTGGTCAGCAGAGCCAGAGTCAAAGCCAGAGCTTGGGCCAAGGCTGA
- a CDS encoding peptidase, with amino-acid sequence MTYCVGVLVEDGLVMIADTRTNAGLDNISTFRKLHMFNTPNERVMMLASAGNLSMTQSVLSMLREGVDDIEGETPPKLEDAATMFKAAQLVGRAIRRVREIESAGFEAANLRMEVSFLFGGQIGTEPMRLFMIYSAGNFIECSREAPFLQIGEHKYGKPILDRAVTFETDLYDALKVGLVSMDSTMRSNLGVGLPIDIAVQRRGALDLEVSHRIEAGESYFHDLRERWSAALRAAHRAIPRPPYGPQR; translated from the coding sequence ATGACCTACTGCGTCGGAGTGCTCGTCGAGGACGGGCTGGTGATGATCGCCGACACCCGCACCAATGCGGGGCTCGACAACATCTCGACCTTCCGCAAGCTGCACATGTTCAACACGCCCAATGAGCGCGTGATGATGCTGGCCTCCGCCGGCAACCTCTCCATGACGCAGTCGGTGCTCAGCATGCTTCGCGAGGGCGTGGACGACATCGAGGGCGAGACGCCGCCGAAGCTCGAAGACGCGGCCACGATGTTCAAGGCGGCTCAGCTCGTCGGCCGGGCGATTCGCCGGGTGCGCGAGATCGAGTCGGCCGGGTTCGAGGCGGCCAACCTGCGCATGGAGGTCTCGTTCCTGTTCGGCGGCCAGATCGGCACCGAGCCGATGCGGCTGTTCATGATCTACTCGGCCGGCAACTTCATCGAGTGCAGCCGCGAGGCGCCCTTCCTTCAGATCGGCGAGCACAAATACGGCAAGCCGATCCTCGACCGGGCCGTCACCTTCGAGACCGACCTCTACGACGCGCTGAAGGTGGGCCTCGTCTCGATGGATTCCACCATGCGCTCGAATCTCGGCGTCGGACTGCCGATCGACATCGCCGTGCAGCGCCGCGGCGCCCTCGACCTCGAAGTGAGCCATCGCATCGAGGCCGGCGAGAGCTACTTCCACGATCTGCGCGAGCGCTGGTCGGCGGCGCTCCGCGCGGCTCACCGCGCAATTCCGCGCCCACCCTACGGGCCGCAGCGGTAG